In Chelonia mydas isolate rCheMyd1 chromosome 18, rCheMyd1.pri.v2, whole genome shotgun sequence, a single genomic region encodes these proteins:
- the SPEN gene encoding msx2-interacting protein isoform X5 codes for MGDRDLRTDYNEPGTIPSAARGLDDTVSIASRSREVSGFRGGGGGPTYGPPPSLHAREGRYERRLDGASDNRERAYEHSAYGHHERGTGGFDRTRHYDQDYYRDPRERTLQHGLYYTSRSRSPNRFDAHDPRYESRAREQFTLPSVVHRDIYRDDITREVRGRRPERNYQHSRSRSPHSSQSRTQSPQRLASQASRPTRSPSGSGSRSRSSSSDSISSSSSTSSDSSDSSSSSSDESPARSVQSTAVPAPTSQLLPSLEKDEPRKSFGIKVQNLPVRSTDTSLKDGLFHEFKKYGKVTSVQIHGASEERYGLVFFRQQEDQEKALNASKGKLFFGMQIEVTAWIGPETESENEFRPLDERIDEFHPKATRTLFIGNLEKTTTYHDLRNIFQRFGGIVDIDIKKVNGVPQYAFLQYCDIASVCKAIKKMDGEYLGNNRLKLGFGKSMPTNCVWLDGLSTNVTDQYLTRHFCRYGPVVKVVFDRLKGMALVLYNEIEYAQAAVKETKGRKIGGNKIKVDFANRESQLAFYHSMEKTGQDIRDFYEMLAERRDERRGSYEYAPDRTYYETVRTPGTYPEDPRREYPARSREFYAEWDPYQGDYYDPRYYDDPREYRDYRGDPYEQDIREYSYRQRERERERERFESDRDRDHERRPIERSQSPTHSRRPQSPGASPSQSERLQSDSERRIYSRSSDRSGSCSSLSPPRYDKLDKTRLERYAKNEKNDKERAFDQERIDKDKRLVRKEKPEKLEKDKTDKQKRKAKIHSPSSQSSETDQENEREPSPEKLKGNSKQSKERADKEGTAKNRLELMPCVVLTRVKEKEGKVIDQPALEKLRAKLDNDAIKSPLLEQKVQTSQVEQTKSDQSKLEPVRTKVPKEKVLASHVEVVDKEGKLKSKKHLKTEQTTEGTNAVDLDKLEARKRRFADANLKPDRQKLEVKRSSQDEEDAARVVLKKQLDVTTSSREVTVLREGELERKPLRKEMLKRESKKIKLERLITVTSPKDTQEPANVSVGIGLRPCLELQPRLGEPVDEPVETQEILSKKLNPVKPQHKQMQLLDDQGTESEDMKKNFCGLPEEMPDHKLGQEKPQSADTEEKIGIDIDYTQSYRKQMEQSRRLKQQMEMEIAKSEKFGSPKKEVDEYERRSLVHEVGKPPQDVTDDSPPSKKKKTDHFDFEISTKRERNYRSSRQVSEDSERTACSPSIRHFPFHEDDDTLDSPRLMPLKETKESPKIEEKGLSYSNMTVREDSLKFNPYDSSRREQMAEMAKIKLSVLSSEDESNRWESQVKQEPGKVDISFPSSIVKRDSIRKRSVRDLEPGEVPSDSDDDNENKPHSPKASSLLESSRLSFLLRDREREERLSTSLERNKFYSFALDKTITPDTKALLERAKSLSSSREENWSFLDWDSRFASFRNNKDKEKVDSAPRPIPSWYMKKKKIRTDSEGKLDDKKEDHKEEEQERQELFASRFLHSSIFEQDSKRLQHLERKDDDLDFISGRIYGRQTSSDGSNSASELVQEPVVLFHSRFIELTRMQQKEKEKDQKPKEVEKQEDNRPKTPETVPDNKEPEHKSSSLVGPSSVTAVTQESAPVISEKVANEKTVVDITSAREERPSELASITEEPKPLPELVAPVKVEPPEQLEPPQVVEANKDVIPATLASEEDSVSTEHPSYLDTKPPTPGASFSQTDINVDPEPENTQLIPPPPKLVQKSDESSKPKEENALPAADTDPNSSQKAEVVADILPPVSDNDMEVEPPVVKDKKSYKSKRSKTPVQSATANVTEKPVTRKSERIDREKLKRSSSPRGEAQKLLELKVEAEKVSRNAAKSPSAATEPENIEPSLPVGRTRRRNVRSVYATTGDNEGPSPVKDSAEVTRSTRKRGEKEPQETATTVPTTPRRGRPPKSRRKPEEEISPIKTEPVQQEAEETETKETVETPKPAEGWRSPRSQKLTHGHSLAASSQQGKKGKNEPKADITVECEEATETAGQEPNISENSNKLKSTDKEAAASEQKRDRKELDVDKNLPETPTVEIVEKKNPPEKATKSKRGRSRNAKTVVDKASLCLKNVEIRLNVDEVKGALRPSEEEAEPVAMSPAKIKSPQKEDNLSPHFVKNEPEDPFQETEKEIMHEPNQSPEAAQLAKQIELEQAVENIAKLTETPSVAAYKEQATDVSEVRQEEEGDKPAHQASETELAAAIGSIINDISGETESFPAPPTYPAESESEIPAEPVVLPSPREEMEPETDQAVNNILETEAAVGPSVQQVTGTTPSTVEAENKEAEVSFSESSNSAQEAETLQETEVSRKEKGRQKSTRQRRKRSVSKKGDTAEVSAFEPERVQSKSPNVNEVKAKPEETLKDEKQNKNSVQVSTELNITDASKAATTERISHEAVSESSVPPKAPPALDLPSQPVPVDDVSQTGFKLRSAIENAPVTPPSVSNTTVPAVPSATATKLPTPAPTGIVPLHSSTTSVTEWIVRHDDTRARSTPPPALPPDTKASDIDTNSSTLRKILMEPKYVSATSLASTNVTTSVAEPLSAPRLEEAPPHPPVEAIKPVSEEKPAVPITNALDPPVAEAPVFSEKEKISTVIAPKATSVISRMPHSIDLEETPRITLMKQVPQTQTCLVNAPSPKYKQRPSTNDNSRFHPGSMSVIEDRPVETGSSPGLRVNTSEGVVLLSYSGQKTEGPQRISAKISQIPPASAVDIEFQQSVSKSQIKQEPITPSQPAPKGSQTPTGYGNVSTHSLVLGTQPYNTSPVISSVKQERTTLEKSESGHLSVQTPASQSGPVKVLSQTVNTPPVLVHSQMVLSQSVASVNKKLPDLTALKVETKALQPSNLSPGVSPHHPSLSGKMHSEANHVSSGPNTPTDRAISHLGVTKQEPHSPRTSGHSPSPFPRACHPGSTSSPALSSNTSVMLAPGIPVPQYISSMHPEQSVIMPPHSVTQTVSLGHLSQGEVRMNTPPLPGIPYGIRPEALHSPRAALQPQIEIRPQRSSTPQPAPIRDIVMPPLSSQHPPEDEMHYHHTVCRGSAPVQSDVLVMQTDYRMHATGIRLDQYNVPRDVRMMMHPHMAAVGDHHPETRQSRTPEGSVKTPPVSKTPQPGKEAPKSSEVKMAHSPHSEPRLLSVPPSSQLPGLPLTQPVVVPHGVQIMHPAGSSFHDYRSVYGDMRNYHAAAQLGHPQFPGASPIGLSSRSITPSQGLPEGEHSHTSQPVRSKTPQISQDSKGSQAAGPEQTHHTTVNRHAAQIDPHVHLQRTQADTVQTSYPSPVAISMKQELPSPHQPQAVQKQSLFIPTTSGPGAPLGLPLSRSEPQSALIQDPSPHSVSQRPVDMVQLLTKYPIVWQGLLALKNDTAAVQLHFVSGNNVLAHRSLPAPEGGPPLRIAQRMRLEASQLEGVARRMMVESDYCLLLALPCGRDQEDVVNQTESLKAAFISYLQAKQAAGIINVPNPGSNQPAYVLQIFPPCEFSESHLSRLAPDLLASISNISPHLMIVIASV; via the exons AAACGGAAAGCGAGAATGAGTTTCGACCTTTGGATGAAAGGATAGATGAATTTCACCCGAAAGCAACAAGAACTCTCTTCATTGGTAACCTTGAAAAAACAACCACTTATCATGATCTTCGCAACATCTTTCAGCGCTTTGGAGGGATAGTG GATATTGACATTAAGAAAGTGAATGGAGTTCCTCAGTATGCATTCCTGCAGTACTGTGATATTGCAAGTGTATGTAAAGCAATTAAGAAGATGGATGGGGAATACCTTGGAAATAACCGTCTCAAG CTGGGTTTTGGAAAGAGCATGCCTACAAACTGCGTGTGGTTAGATGGTCTTTCTACAAACGTAACGGATCAGTATTTAACTCGACATTTCTGCCGATACGGGCCTGTGGTAAAG gtgGTGTTTGACCGCTTAAAAGGCATGGCCCTGGTTCTCTACAATGAAATTGAATATGCACAAGCAGCTGTAAAAGAGACCAAGGGGAGGAAAATCGGTGGGAATAAAATTAAG GTGGATTTTGCAAACCGAGAGAGTCAGTTGGCGTTTTATCATTCCATGGAGAAAACGGGTCAAGATATCAGAGACTTCTATGAAATGCTAGCAGAAAGAAG AGATGAAAGAAGAGGATCTTATGAATATGCACCTGATCGTACTTACTATGAGACTGTTAGAACTCCAGGGACGTATCCTGAAGATCCTAGGAGAGAATATCCTGCACGAAGCAGAGAATTTTATGCAGAATGGGATCCTTATCAAGGAGATTACTATGACCCGCGATATTATGACGATCCACGTGAATACAGGGATTACAGAGGAGATCCTTATGAACAAGATATAAGGGAATACAGTTACAGacaacgagagagagagagggaaagagagcgGTTTGAATCGGATCGGGACAGAGATCATGAAAGGCGGCCAATTGAACGCAGTCAAAGTCCAACTCATTCCAGACGTCCACAGAGCCCTGGAGCGTCTCCCTCACAATCAGAAAGGCTTCAAAGTGATTCTGAAAGGAGGATCTACAGCAGGTCTTCAGATCGTAGtgggagctgcagctcacttTCTCCTCCAAGATATGACAAACTTGACAAGACGCGTCTAGAGCGTTAtgcaaaaaatgagaaaaatgataaagaacGTGCATTTGACCAAGAGAGAATAGACAAAGACAAACGTTTGGTGAGGAAAGAAAAGCCAGAAAAACTAGAAAAGGATAAAACTGATAAGCAGAAACGAAAAGCAAAAATTCATTCACCAAGCTCTCAGTCTTCTGAAACAGACCaagaaaatgagagagaaccCAGCCCTGAAAAATTAAAGGGCAATAGTAAACAGAGTAAAGAGAGAGCTGATAAAGAAGGGACAGCTAAAAACCGTCTGGAACTAATGCCATGTGTGGTGCTGACTcgagtaaaagaaaaggaagggaaagtTATTGATCAGCCTGCTTTGGAGAAACTGAGAGCAAAGCTTGATAATGACGCTATTAAATCTCCACTTCTTGAACAAAAAGTCCAGACATCTCAAGTTGAGCAAACAAAATCTGACCAGTCTAAACTGGAACCTGTTAGAACTAAGGTGCCAAAAGAGAAGGTTCTTGCCAGTCATGTAGAAGTAGTTGATAAAGAGGGAAAACTAAAGTCCAAGAAACACTTGAAGACAGAGCAGACTACAGAAGGGACAAACGCCGTAGATCTTGACAAGTTAGAGGCTCGTAAAAGACGTTTTGCTGATGCAAACTTGAAACCTGACAGGCAAAAACTGGAAGTTAAAAGAAGCAGCCAAGACGAGGAAGATGCTGCACGCGTGGTCTTGAAAAAGCAACTTGATGTGACAACTTCATCTAGAGAAGTTACAGTGTTACGGGAAGGAGAATTGGAAAGAAAGCCCTTGAGGAAAGAGATGCTTAAAAGGGAatcaaaaaaaattaaactggaaAGACTTATTACTGTTACCAGCCCCAAAGATACACAGGAGCCTGCTAACGTTTCCGTTGGGATTGGCTTGCGTCCCTGTTTAGAACTGCAGCCTAGGCTAGGAGAGCCTGTTGATGAACCAGTGGAAACTCAAGAAATCCTTTCTAAAAAACTTAATCCAGTAAAACCACAGCACAAGCAAATGCAGCTGTTAGATGATCAAGGAACAGAGAGCGAGGACATGAAGAAAAATTTCTGTGGTCTTCCCGAAGAGATGCCTGACCATAAACTTGGCCAGGAGAAACCTCAGTCAGCTGATACAGAAGAGAAAATTGGTATTGACATTGATTACAcacaaagttacagaaaacaaatgGAGCAAAGTCGCAGATTAAAACAGCAGATGGAAATGGAGATAGCAAAGTCTGAGAAGTTTGGCAGTCCAAAAAAAGAAGTAGACGAATATGAAAGGCGTAGCCTGGTTCATGAGGTGGGCAAACCCCCACAAGATGTCACAGATGACTCTCCaccaagtaaaaagaaaaagactgaccattttgattttgaaattagCACTAAAAGAGAGAGGAACTACAGAAGCTCTCGCCAGGTGAGCGAAGATTCTGAAAGGACTGCCTGTTCGCCTAGTATCAGACATTTTCCTTTTCATGAGGATGACGACACCCTAGATTCCCCAAGGCTAATGCCGTTAAAAGAAACCAAAGAATCACCTAAAATAGAAGAAAAGGGTCTTTCATATTCCAATATGACTGTGAGGGAGGATTCCCTAAAATTTAATCCCTACGATTCCAGCAGAAGGGAGCAGATGGCAGAAATGGCCAAAATAAAGCTATCGGTACTTAGTTCTGAAGATGAATCAAATCGATGGGAATCTCAAGTGAAACAAGAGCCTGGTAAAGTTGATATTAGCTTCCCAAGTAGTATAGTTAAAAGAGACAGCATACGAAAACGGTCTGTACGGGACCTGGAACCAGGGGAGGTGCCTTCAGATTCTGATGATGACAATGAAAATAAACCCCATTCTCCTAAAGCCTCATCATTATTAGAGAGTTCCAGGTTATCTTTTTTATTaagggacagagaaagagaggaaaggcTGTCAACTTCTTTAGAAAGAAACAAATTTTACTCCTTTGCATTGGATAAGACAATCACACCAGACACAAAAGCCTTGCTTGAAAGAGCTAAATCTCTCTCTTCATCTAGAGAAGAAAACTGGTCTTTTCTGGATTGGGACTCAAGATTTGCTAGTTTTAGAAACAATAAAGACAAAGAGAAAGTTGACTCTGCTCCAAGACCTATTCCATCTTGgtatatgaaaaagaaaaaaatcaggactGATTCAGAAGGAAAACTAGATGATAAGAAAGAGGATCATAAAGAGGAGGAGCAAGAGAGACAGGAATTGTTTGCTTCTCGATTTTTACATAGCTCAATCTTTGAACAAGATTCCAAGCGTCTACAGCATTTAGAAAGAAAAGATGATGACCTGGACTTCATTTCTGGTCGAATATATGGGAGACAGACTTCTTCTGATGGGAGTAACAGTGCATCTGAGTTGGTGCAAGAACCAGTTGTTCTTTTTCACAGTAGATTTATTGAGCTAACCCGaatgcagcaaaaagaaaaggagaaggatCAAAAACCAAAAGAAGTGGAAAAGCAGGAAGACAATCGGCCTAAGACACCAGAAACTGTTCCTGATAATAAAGAACCGGAACATAAGTCTTCATCATTAGTTGGGCCTTCTTCAGTCACAGCTGTAACTCAAGAATCAGCACCAGTCATATCTGAGAAGGTAGCAAATGAAAAAACAGTTGTGGATATAACGTCTGCAAGAGAAGAAAGGCCATCTGAACTTGCTTCAATAACAGAAGAACCAAAACCTCTTCCTGAACTTGTTGCTCCTGTCAAAGTAGAACCACCTGAGCAACTTGAACCTCCCCAAGTAGTAGAAGCCAATAAAGATGTCATTCCTGCAACTCTGGCTTCTGAGGAAGACTCGGTATCTACAGAGCATCCTTCATATTTGGATACAAAGCCGCCTACACCGGGAGCTTCATTTTCACAAACAGACATCAACGTAGACCCGGAACCTGAAAACACTCAGttgatcccaccacctcccaaaTTAGTTCAAAAGTCTGATGAATCTAGCAAACCTAAAGAGGAAAATGCCCTGCCTGCTGCTGACACTGATCCTAATTCAAGTCAGAAAGCAGAGGTAGTTGCTGATATTCTGCCTCCTGTTTCTGACAATGACATGGAAGTTGAACCCCCAGTTGTAAAAGATAAAAAATCATACAAAAGTAAACGTTCCAAGACCCCTGTTCAATCAGCCACAGCAAATGTCACAGAGAAACCTGTCACAAGGAAGAGTGAAAGGATTGACCGTGAAAAACTTAAAAGATCGAGCTCTCCTCGTGGGGAAGCACAGAAACTTTTAGAATTGAAAGTAGAAGCAGAAAAAGTTTCAAGAAATGCTGCTAAATCTCCTAGTGCTGCAACAGAGCCAGAAAACATAGAGCCAAGTTTGCCAGTAGGTCGAACTAGACGCAGAAATGTAAGATCAGTTTATGCTACCACAGGAGACAATGAAGGCCCATCTCCAGTGAAGGACTCGGCAGAGGTAACTAGGTCTACCAGAAAAAGAGGAGAGAAGGAGCCTCAGGAGACTGCAACAACTGTTCCTACCACACCAAGAAGAGGAAGGCCTCCAAAGTCACGCCGTAAGCCTGAGGAAGAAATCTCTCCTATTAAGACAGAACCGGTACAACAAGAGGCAGAAGAGACTGAGACTAAAGAAACAGTGGAAACCCCTAAACCTGCAGAGGGATGGAGATCTCCTAGATCCCAAAAACTAACACATGGTCATTCATTAGCTGCAAGcagtcagcaggggaaaaaagggaaaaatgaacCGAAAGCAGATATCACTGTAGAATGTGAAGAGGCCACTGAAACAGCTGGTCAAGAACCAAATATTAGTGAGAACAGTAATAAATTAAAGAGTACAgacaaagaagcagcagcaagcgAACAGAAACGTGACAGAAAAGAACTTGATGTGGACAAAAATCTTCCAGAAACCCCCACAGTTGAgattgtggagaaaaaaaatcccccagaAAAAGCTACTAAATCCAAACGAGGAAGATCTAGAAATGCCAAGACAGTTGTAGATAAAGCATCCTTGTGTCTGAAAAATGTGGAAATACGTCTCAATGTTGATGAAGTCAAAGGTGCCCTGCGACCAAGTGAAGAGGAAGCAGAGCCTGTGGCAATGTCACCAGCAAAAATCAAAAGTCCACAAAAAGAGGACAATTTGTCACCCCATTTTGTAAAGAATGAGCCAGAAGATCCATTccaggaaacagaaaaagaaattatGCATGAACCAAACCAATCACCAGAAGCTGCCCAGTTAGCAAAGCAGATTGAACTTGAACAGGCTGTGGAAAACATTGCAAAGCTCACTGAAACACCATCAGTTGCTGCCTACAAAGAACAGGCAACTGACGTGTCTGAAGTTcgtcaggaggaggagggagacaaacCTGCACATCAGGCTAGTGAAACAGAACTGGCAGCAGCTATTGGATCCATCATAAATGATATTTCTGGAGAAACAGAAAGCTTTCCTGCTCCTCCAACTTATCCTGCAGAATCAGAATCTGAGATACCTGCAGAACCAGTGGTGTTACCGTCCCCTAGGGAAGAAATGGAGCCTGAAACTGATCAGGCAGTTAACAATATCTTGGAAACAGAAGCTGCTGTTGGACCCTCTGTGCAACAAGTAACTGGCACTACCCCATCAACAGTAGAGGCAGAAAATAAGGAGGCTGAAGTGAGCTTCAGTGAATCTTCAAATTCTGCACAGGAAGCTGAAACTTTACAGGAAACCGAAGTTTCTCGGAAGGAAAAAGGCCGTCAAAAGAGCACGCGGCAAAGACGTAAAAGGAGCGTGAGCAAGAAAGGGGATACCGCCGAAGTTAGTGCTTTTGAGCCTGAAAGGGTACAAAGTAAGTCTCCTAATGTCAATGAAGTTAAGGCAAAACCAGAAGAAACCTTGAAagatgaaaagcaaaataaaaactcTGTTCAGGTTTCTACTGAATTGAATATTACTGATGCAAGCAAGGCTGCAACCACTGAGAGAATTTCTCATGAAGCTGTTTCTGAGAGCAGTGTCCCTCCTAAAGCTCCTCCTGCTCTGGATCTACCTTCCCAGCCCGTTCCTGTGGATGATGTGAGCCAAACTGGATTCAAGCTACGGTCAGCTATTGAAAATGCACCCGTTACTCCACCAAGTGTTTCAAATACGACCGTTCCTGCAGTTCCTTCTGCAACTGCGACAAAATTACCCACTCCTGCACCAACTGGGATAGTCCCCCTTCATTCCAGCACCACCAGCGTGACCGAATGGATTGTAAGGCATGATGACACCCGTGCTCGTTCCACCCCACCACCAGCTCTTCCCCCAGATACTAAAGCATCTGATATTGATACAAACTCCAGTACTCTGAGGAAGATACTTATGGAGCCCAAATACGTTTCAGCAACTAGCCTTGCTTCTACGAATGTcacaacttctgttgctgaaccACTTAGTGCACCACGTTTGGAGGAGGCACCTCCTCATCCTCCAGTAGaggccataaaaccagtgtcagAGGAAAAACCAGCAGTTCCTATCACTAATGCTTTGGATCCCCCAGTAGCAGAGGCGCCAGTTTTCagtgagaaagaaaaaataagtacAGTTATTGCCCCCAAAGCTACTTCCGTTATAAGCAGAATGCCCCATAGCATTGATCTAGAGGAAACTCCAAGGATAACATTGATGAAGCAAGTCCCCCAGACCCAGACATGTCTAGTTAATGCCCCTTCACCAAAATACAAGCAGAGACCTAGCACAAATGATAACAGCAGGTTTCATCCAGGATCTATGTCTGTTATTGAAGATAGGCCAGTGGAGACTGGATCCAGCCCAGGTCTGCGAGTAAACACTTCAGAGGGTGTTGTACTTTTGAGTTATTCAGGACAGAAGACAGAGGGCCCTCAACGAATTAGTGCAAAGATCAGTCAGATTCCCCCAGCAAGTGCTGTTGATATAGAGTTTCAGCAGTCTGTGTCCAAGTCACAAATTAAACAAGAACCTATTACTCCATCGCAGCCAGCACCGAAAGGCTCTCAAACTCCCACAGGATATGGGAATGTGTCCACCCATTCTTTGGTACTAGGAACCCAACCTTACAATACATCACCTGTGATCTCCTCCGTTAAACAAGAACGGACTACCTTAGAGAAATCTGAATCAGGCCACCTTTCTGTCCAGACTCCTGCTTCTCAGTCGGGGCCTGTTAAAGTCCTCTCCCAGACCGTAAACACTCCACCTGTACTAGTTCACAGCCAGATGGTACTCTCTCAAAGTGTAGCTTCCGTCAACAAAAAACTGCCTGATCTGACTGCTTTGAAAGTGGAGACTAAGGCTCTTCAGCCATCAAACTTGAGCCCTGGGGTCAGTCCTCATCACCCTTCCCTATCTGGTAAAATGCATTCAGAAGCAAACCATGTCAGCTCAGGACCCAACACCCCAACAGATCGGGCTATTTCTCATTTGGGGGTTACAAAACAGGAGCCACATTCCCCACGTACAAGTGGGCATTCTCCCTCTCCATTTCCAAGGGCTTGTCATCCTGGCAGTACCTCATCTCCAGCTTTATCTAGTAATACCTCTGTCATGCTGGCTCCAGGAATTCCTGTGCCTCAATACATATCCAGTATGCATCCCGAGCAGTCTGTTATAATGCCCCCCCATAGTGTAACACAGACTGTATCCCTTGGCCATCTGTCACAAGGTGAAGTGAGAATGAATACCCCTCCTTTGCCTGGTATTCCTTATGGCATCCGCCCAGAAGCGCTCCACTCTCCCAGAGCAGCTCTACAACCTCAGATAGAAATTAGACCTCAGAGATCCAGCAcacctcagccagctccaatAAGAGACATAGTCATGCCTCCGTTATCTTCTCAGCATCCCCCAGAAGATGAGATGCATTACCATCATACTGTGTGTAGAGGGTCAGCCCCTGTACAGTCTGACGTGTTAGTAATGCAGACAGATTATCGCATGCATGCTACAGGTATAAGACTCGACCAGTACAATGTGCCTCGAGATGTGAGGATGATGATGCACCCACACATGGCAGCAGTGGGTGACCACCACCCTGAAACTAGACAATCCAGAACACCAGAAGGGTCTGTGAAAACTCCCCCAGTCAGCAAGACTCCACAACCTGGAAAAGAGGCGCCCAAGTCTTCTGAAGTCAAAATGGCGCACTCTCCCCACAGTGAGCCCCGGCTCCTCAGCGtccctcccagcagccagctTCCTGGACTGCCTTTGACACAGCCTGTGGTTGTACCTCATGGAGTACAGATCATGCATCCTGCAGGGAGTTCCTTTCATGATTATAGATCTGTGTATGGCGACATGAGAAATTACCATGCAGCAGCCCAGCTTGGTCATCCTCAGTTCCCTGGAGCATCGCCAATTGGTCTGTCTTCACGGAGTATAACCCCATCTCAG GGTCTGCCAGAAGGTGAACATTCACATACCAGTCAGCCAGTGCGCAGCAAAACTCCTCAGATTTCCCAGGACTCCAAGGGGTCACAGGCAGCAGGACCTGAACAAACCCACCACACCACTGTAAATAGGCATGCAGCACAGATAGACCCTCATGTACATCTTCAGAGGACACAGGCAGATACGGTCCAGACTTCCTATCCTTCCCCTGTTGCCATTTCAATGAAACAGGAGCTTCCATCACCTCACCAGCCTCAGGCAGTTCAGAAGCAATCTTTGTTTATCCCTACAACTTCAGGCCCTGGGGCCCCACTGGGGCTGCCATTGTCTCGCTCTGAACCTCAGTCTGCTCTAATACAAGATCCATCTCCTCACTCTGTTTCTCAGAGACCTGTGGATATGGTTCAGCTTCTAACA aaataccCAATCGTGTGGCAGGGCCTTTTGGCTCTAAAGAATGACACAGCTGCAGTTCAGCTCCACTTTGTCTCTGGTAACAACGTCTTGGCGCACCGGTCCCTGCCAGCACCTGAAGGAGGACCTCCACTAAGAATTGCTCAGCGCATGCGACTGGAGGCTTCGCAGTTGGAGGGTGTGGCACGCAGAATGATG GTGGAGAGTGATTACTGCCTATTACTGGCCTTGCCTTGTGGACGAGACCAGGAAGATGTAGTGAATCAGACTGAGTCACTTAAGGCTGCATTCATCAGCTACCTGCAGGCTAAACAAGCTGCAGGAATCATCAATGTTCCCAACCCTGGCTCTAATCAG CCTGCCTATGTTCTGCAGATATTCCCACCCTGTGAATTCTCTGAAAGCCACCTGTCCCGTCTAGCTCCAGACCTCCTAGCCAGCATCTCCAACATCTCTCCTCACCTTATGATTGTCATCGCATCGGTATGA